One Suncus etruscus isolate mSunEtr1 chromosome 13, mSunEtr1.pri.cur, whole genome shotgun sequence genomic region harbors:
- the LOC126025911 gene encoding transmembrane protein 184C-like, with product MSLVLQVEWYSNVSVYNVFIFSPDAWLRPFILTLYFLTLVLAVPVVVWQLQRHNWSIHTKAWFIAGIGVLFTLPVSLWGILQHVVHLSRPDLQKPIIRILWMVPIFSLASWGCLLWPDHATYLETLREFYEAFVIYSFMGLLANFVQAQYPSLEAILEAKGKQRFPFPFCWCPPHQAGQRVLCRCKLAVLQHITIRLFSSIIAAICEFLHVYKHGTISVSSAWLYLAILNGVSEAFAVYSLVVLHQTLQEELKPIQPVGKFVCMKLVLFLTNWQGVIIAGLLKSHVISDTSTWDWQTAKAVGAGLQNFALCMEMLLAAIAFQYSYSYTPYMKEQRRARKV from the exons CGTGGCTTCGGCCATTCATCCTGACCCTCTACTTCCTGACCCTGGTCCTGGCCGTCCCCGTGGTCGTCTGGCAGCTGCAGCGCCACAACTGGAGCATCCACACCAAGGCCTGGTTTATCGCGGGGATCGGCGTGCTGTTCACCTTGCCCGTGTCCCTCTGGGGCATCCTGCAGCACGTCGTGCACCTGTCGAGGCCTGACCTGCAGAAGCCCATCATCAGGATCCTCTGGATGGTGCCCATCTTCAGCCTGGCCAGTTGGGGCTGTCTGCTCTGGCCCGACCACGCCACCTACCTGGAGACCCTCCGCGAGTTCTACGAGGCCTTTGTCATCTACAGCTTCATGGGCCTCTTGGCCAACTTCGTCCAGGCCCAATACCCGAGTCTGGAAGCCAtcctggaggccaaagggaagcaaaggtttcccttccccttctgctGGTGTCCCCCGCACCAGGCGGGACAGAGAGTGCTCTGCCGATGCAAGCTGGCGGTGCTGCAGCACATCACCATCAGGCTCTTCAGCTCCATCATCGCTGCCATCTGCGAGTTCCTCCACGTCTACAAGCATGGAACCATCAGCGTGTCCAGTGCTTGGCTGTACTTGGCCATCCTCAACGGAGTGTCAGAGGCCTTCGCCGTCTATTCCCTCGTGGTGCTCCACCAAACCCTCCAGGAGGAGCTGAAGCCCATCCAGCCCGTGGGGAAGTTTGTGTGCATGAAGCTGGTGCTATTTCTGACCAACTGGCAAGGAGTGATCATCGCAGGGCTCTTGAAGTCGCACGTGATATCCGACACCTCCACCTGGGACTGGCAAACGGCCAAGGCAGTGGGCGCTGGGCTGCAGAACTTTGCCCTCTGTATGGAGATGCTCTTGGCTGCCATCGCTTTCCAGTATAGCTACTCGTACACGCCCTACATGAAAGAACAACGAAGAG CACGAAAGGTATGA